Proteins found in one Mesorhizobium sp. CAU 1732 genomic segment:
- a CDS encoding extracellular solute-binding protein, producing MILDHGLPRRQFLALAGASIAAPFLPVNALAAVATETPLHGISPFGDLKYGPDFTHFDYANVDAPKGGTFNFSIPNWNFNQNVLTFNTLNSFVSRGDAPPRMEMCFDTLFSGALDEPASAYGLVAETITISGDRNTFTFKLRPEAKFHDGSPITAADVAFTYNLLKEKGHPIFAFVLSEMTEAVADDPQTFRLVFSGKQNSRTIFSVIGFPILSEAYLSENPFDASQIKPLLGSGQYKVGRVSAGQFIEYDRFEEYWARDLPVNRGLNHFDRLRIEFFRDRTAAFEAFKKGDIHFRQEFTARVWATGYDFPAITQNKVLKREFPSEKTPAMQAWAVNLRRPRFQDQRVRRAIGMCFDFEWTNRNLFYDAYARSNSTFERSEYKTEGAPSAEELELMEPFRDRLPEEVFGEVYVHPVTDGTGRDRTALRDARRLLTEAGWKPSGQFLVNEAGERLTLEFLTQEEGIVRFTTPHMERLRAIGIDASIRMVDASQYQARQRDFDFDIVLMALSMSALPSQDTLSQVFHSRSADLPSSRNLPGTKDPVIDELIAMVGRVESSDELTVIMRVLDRVLRARSDWIPTYHAANHKAAYWDMFGFKDPKPDYGFPVESLWWYDEEKAKAIGKA from the coding sequence ATGATCCTCGATCACGGGCTCCCCCGACGCCAGTTCCTCGCCCTCGCCGGCGCATCGATCGCTGCGCCGTTCTTGCCGGTCAATGCCCTCGCCGCCGTGGCGACCGAGACGCCGCTGCATGGCATCTCGCCCTTCGGCGACCTGAAATACGGGCCCGACTTCACGCATTTCGACTATGCGAATGTGGACGCGCCCAAGGGCGGCACGTTCAACTTCTCGATCCCGAACTGGAACTTCAACCAGAACGTCCTGACCTTCAACACGCTGAACAGCTTCGTCTCGCGCGGCGACGCGCCGCCGCGCATGGAAATGTGCTTCGACACGCTGTTTTCCGGCGCGCTGGACGAGCCTGCCTCCGCCTATGGCCTCGTCGCCGAGACCATCACCATCTCGGGCGACCGCAACACTTTCACCTTCAAGCTCCGCCCAGAGGCGAAATTCCACGACGGTTCGCCGATCACGGCCGCCGACGTCGCCTTCACCTACAATCTGCTCAAGGAAAAGGGACATCCGATCTTCGCGTTCGTCCTGTCCGAAATGACGGAGGCGGTTGCAGACGACCCGCAGACGTTCAGGCTGGTGTTTTCGGGCAAGCAGAATTCGCGCACGATCTTCTCGGTCATCGGGTTTCCGATCCTGTCGGAGGCCTATCTGTCGGAGAACCCTTTCGACGCATCGCAGATCAAGCCCCTGCTCGGATCGGGACAGTACAAGGTCGGGCGTGTCTCGGCCGGCCAGTTCATCGAATACGACAGGTTCGAGGAGTATTGGGCGCGAGACCTGCCGGTCAATCGCGGGCTCAACCATTTCGATCGGCTGCGCATTGAGTTCTTCCGGGACCGCACCGCCGCGTTCGAGGCCTTCAAGAAAGGCGATATCCATTTCAGGCAGGAGTTCACCGCGCGCGTCTGGGCGACAGGCTACGACTTTCCAGCCATCACACAGAACAAGGTCCTCAAACGAGAATTCCCGAGCGAGAAGACCCCTGCGATGCAGGCCTGGGCCGTCAATCTGCGCCGTCCCCGCTTCCAGGACCAGCGGGTGCGCCGCGCCATCGGCATGTGCTTCGACTTCGAGTGGACGAACCGCAATCTCTTCTACGATGCCTACGCACGCTCGAATTCGACCTTCGAGCGCTCCGAGTACAAGACCGAAGGCGCGCCATCGGCCGAGGAACTCGAGTTGATGGAGCCGTTCCGCGACCGGCTTCCCGAGGAAGTCTTTGGCGAGGTTTATGTACACCCCGTCACGGACGGGACCGGCCGCGACCGGACCGCGCTGCGTGACGCACGCCGGCTCTTGACTGAAGCCGGGTGGAAGCCGAGCGGCCAGTTCCTCGTCAACGAGGCAGGCGAGCGCCTGACACTCGAATTCCTCACGCAGGAAGAGGGCATCGTGCGGTTTACGACGCCGCATATGGAGCGCCTGCGCGCCATCGGCATCGATGCCTCCATCCGTATGGTCGACGCGTCGCAATATCAGGCCCGCCAGCGCGACTTCGATTTCGACATCGTGCTGATGGCGCTCTCGATGAGCGCCCTGCCGTCGCAGGACACGCTCAGCCAGGTGTTCCACTCACGATCCGCCGACCTTCCCTCGTCGCGCAATCTGCCCGGCACGAAGGACCCCGTGATCGATGAACTCATCGCCATGGTCGGACGGGTGGAGAGCAGCGACGAATTGACCGTCATCATGCGCGTTCTCGACCGGGTCTTGCGCGCGCGCTCCGACTGGATTCCAACTTACCATGCGGCGAATCACAAGGCCGCCTACTGGGACATGTTCGGCTTCAAGGATCCCAAGCCGGACTACGGCTTCCCGGTCGAATCCCTGTGGTGGTATGACGAGGAAAAGGCCAAAGCGATTGGGAAAGCCTGA